One genomic window of Cupriavidus oxalaticus includes the following:
- a CDS encoding peptidoglycan D,D-transpeptidase FtsI family protein, translated as MSMARPNPPGRNGSGTPSRPRSGQFSASPVLGLRLPMWRSKLVVFLMFAAFVALALRAAWIQGPGNQFYEAEGKKRFQRTLELPATRGKILDRNGLVLATSLPVKAIWAVPEDVPNQVELAKIRQLAKLLGMSEKDLGKKLSEDKGFVYLKRQVLPDVADKIAALKIDGIHQTREYKRFYPEGEAMAHIVGFTNVEDRGQEGVELARETGLAGRAGARQVIKDRLGRVVEDIGILKTPRDGEDIQLSIDAKIQYLAYNELKAVVEKHKAKAASAVVLDAQTGEVLALANWPTYNPNDRTRLSGEQLRNRVLTDTFEPGSMMKPITVGLALQLKRVTPSTVITTTGKYQFEGATITDTHNYGALTVTGVIQKSSNIGTTKIAMLMKPQEMWDMYTSIGLGQAPKIGFPGAVAGRVRPFKSWRPIEQATMSYGYGLSVSLFQMAHAYTIFAHDGELIPVTMFRTNGPATGERILSPQVARDVRAMMETVTAPGGTAPEAQVMGYRVGGKTGTAYKHEGRGYNRSKYRASFIGLAPMSNPRIIVAVSVDEPTAGSHYGGLVAGPAFAAITGGTLRALNVQPDSPIRQLVVSDKVPESEPWTATQ; from the coding sequence ATGAGCATGGCCCGACCCAACCCGCCCGGCCGCAACGGCAGCGGCACCCCGTCGCGCCCGCGCAGCGGCCAGTTCTCGGCCAGCCCGGTGCTGGGGCTGCGCCTGCCGATGTGGCGCTCCAAGCTGGTGGTGTTCCTGATGTTCGCGGCCTTTGTCGCGCTGGCGCTGCGCGCCGCATGGATCCAGGGTCCGGGCAACCAGTTCTATGAGGCCGAGGGCAAGAAGCGCTTCCAGCGCACGCTGGAGCTGCCGGCCACGCGCGGCAAGATCCTCGACCGCAACGGCCTGGTGCTGGCCACCAGCCTGCCGGTCAAGGCGATCTGGGCGGTGCCCGAGGACGTGCCCAACCAGGTCGAGCTGGCCAAGATCCGCCAGCTGGCCAAGCTGCTCGGCATGTCCGAGAAAGACCTCGGCAAGAAGCTGTCCGAAGACAAGGGCTTTGTCTACCTGAAGCGCCAGGTGCTGCCCGACGTCGCCGACAAGATCGCCGCGCTCAAGATCGACGGCATCCACCAGACCCGCGAGTACAAGCGCTTCTACCCGGAAGGCGAGGCGATGGCGCATATCGTGGGCTTCACCAACGTCGAGGACCGCGGCCAGGAAGGCGTGGAGCTGGCGCGCGAGACCGGGCTGGCCGGCCGCGCCGGCGCGCGCCAGGTGATCAAGGACCGCCTCGGCCGCGTGGTCGAGGATATCGGCATCCTGAAGACTCCGCGCGACGGCGAGGACATCCAGCTGTCGATCGACGCCAAGATCCAGTACCTGGCCTACAACGAACTGAAGGCCGTGGTCGAGAAGCACAAGGCCAAGGCCGCCAGCGCGGTGGTGCTCGACGCCCAGACCGGCGAGGTGCTGGCGCTGGCCAACTGGCCCACCTACAACCCCAACGACCGCACCCGGCTGTCCGGCGAGCAGCTGCGCAACCGCGTGCTGACCGACACCTTCGAGCCCGGCTCGATGATGAAGCCGATCACCGTGGGGCTGGCGCTGCAGCTCAAGCGCGTGACGCCATCGACGGTGATCACTACCACCGGCAAGTACCAGTTCGAAGGCGCCACCATCACCGATACCCACAACTACGGCGCGCTCACCGTCACCGGCGTGATACAGAAGTCGTCCAATATCGGCACGACCAAGATCGCGATGCTGATGAAGCCGCAGGAGATGTGGGACATGTACACCAGCATCGGCCTGGGCCAGGCGCCCAAGATCGGCTTCCCCGGCGCGGTGGCGGGGCGCGTGCGCCCGTTCAAGAGCTGGCGTCCGATCGAGCAGGCCACCATGTCGTACGGCTACGGCCTGTCGGTGTCGCTGTTCCAGATGGCGCATGCCTACACCATCTTTGCGCACGACGGGGAGCTGATCCCGGTCACCATGTTCCGCACCAACGGCCCGGCCACCGGCGAGCGCATCCTGTCGCCGCAGGTGGCGCGCGACGTGCGCGCCATGATGGAAACCGTGACCGCGCCCGGCGGCACCGCGCCCGAGGCGCAGGTGATGGGCTACCGCGTCGGCGGCAAGACCGGCACCGCCTACAAGCACGAAGGCCGCGGCTACAACCGCAGCAAGTACCGCGCCTCGTTCATCGGCCTGGCGCCGATGTCCAACCCGCGCATCATCGTCGCCGTCAGCGTCGACGAGCCCACCGCCGGCAGCCACTATGGCGGCCTGGTAGCCGGCCCGGCGTTCGCCGCCATCACCGGCGGCACGCTGCGCGCACTGAATGTCCAGCCCGATTCGCCGATCCGCCAGCTGGTGGTCAGCGACAAGGTGCCGGAAAGCGAACCGTGGACTGCGACCCAATGA
- the ftsL gene encoding cell division protein FtsL, translating into MNRLTFFLLAALILCALSLVSAQHQARTLFVALERAQGEERQLDIDWARLQYQQSSLGKSARIADAARAQLKMAPANPGKTQYLSGIVLPPAQPAPASEAEARQ; encoded by the coding sequence ATGAACCGCCTGACCTTCTTCCTGCTGGCCGCGCTGATCCTGTGTGCGCTTTCGCTGGTGAGCGCGCAGCACCAGGCGCGCACGCTGTTCGTGGCGCTGGAGCGGGCGCAGGGGGAAGAACGCCAGCTCGACATCGACTGGGCGCGCCTGCAGTACCAGCAGAGCTCGCTTGGCAAGAGCGCGCGCATCGCCGACGCGGCGCGCGCGCAGCTGAAGATGGCGCCGGCCAACCCCGGCAAGACCCAATACCTGTCGGGCATCGTGCTGCCGCCGGCGCAGCCAGCGCCGGCCAGCGAGGCGGAGGCGCGCCAATGA
- the rsmH gene encoding 16S rRNA (cytosine(1402)-N(4))-methyltransferase RsmH codes for MSPTGTPATPALRHRTVLLDEAVDALVWRPGGVYVDGTFGRGGHSRAVLARLGPDGALVAFDKDPAAIAEAGTIGDARFSIEHASFADMAERLAGRGHVAGVLLDLGISSPQIDEAARGFSFRFEGPLDMRMDTTRGITAAQWLAQADEQDIARVIRDYGEERFAVQIAKAIVARRREPGDGGPIATTADLAALVAKAVKTREKGQDPATRTFQALRIHVNQELEDLERGLKAAYDLLQVGGRLVVISFHSLEDRIVKRFMAAHARPQQDADPALRRAPLRAADLPQPTLRLLGRSKPGAEEIAANPRARSAVMRVAEKLAPAGGGARA; via the coding sequence ATGAGTCCTACCGGAACGCCGGCAACCCCCGCCCTGCGCCATCGCACCGTGCTGCTGGACGAGGCCGTCGACGCCCTGGTCTGGCGCCCGGGCGGCGTCTACGTGGACGGCACCTTCGGCAGGGGAGGGCACAGCCGGGCGGTACTGGCCCGGCTGGGCCCAGACGGGGCCCTGGTCGCGTTCGACAAGGACCCAGCAGCAATCGCAGAAGCGGGCACCATCGGGGATGCCCGCTTCTCCATTGAGCACGCCAGCTTTGCGGACATGGCAGAGCGCCTGGCCGGGCGCGGCCACGTGGCCGGCGTGCTGCTCGACCTGGGGATCAGCTCGCCCCAGATCGATGAGGCGGCGAGGGGGTTTTCCTTTCGTTTCGAGGGCCCGCTGGACATGCGCATGGACACCACGCGCGGCATCACCGCCGCGCAGTGGCTGGCGCAGGCGGATGAGCAGGACATTGCCAGGGTGATACGAGACTATGGGGAAGAACGGTTTGCTGTACAGATTGCAAAGGCGATTGTTGCTCGCCGGCGCGAACCCGGCGATGGCGGACCCATCGCCACTACTGCCGACCTTGCCGCGCTCGTGGCGAAAGCCGTCAAAACACGCGAGAAGGGCCAGGACCCTGCGACCCGCACCTTTCAGGCTCTACGGATTCACGTCAATCAAGAGCTTGAGGACCTCGAAAGAGGGCTGAAGGCGGCTTATGACCTGCTGCAGGTAGGGGGACGCCTGGTGGTGATCAGCTTCCATTCGCTGGAGGACCGCATCGTCAAGCGGTTCATGGCGGCGCACGCCCGTCCCCAGCAGGATGCCGACCCGGCCCTGCGCCGCGCGCCGCTGCGCGCGGCCGACCTGCCGCAACCCACGCTGCGCCTGCTGGGCCGCTCCAAGCCCGGCGCCGAGGAAATCGCAGCCAACCCGCGCGCGCGCTCGGCCGTGATGCGTGTGGCCGAGAAACTGGCTCCGGCCGGCGGAGGTGCGCGCGCATGA
- the mraZ gene encoding division/cell wall cluster transcriptional repressor MraZ — MFQGASALSLDAKGRMSIPSRHREALQQQAEGRVTLTKHPDGCLLLFPRPEWETFRTRIAALPMDAHWWKRIFLGNAADVEMDGAGRVLIAPELRSAAMLDKEVMLLGMGSHFEVWDAATYAAKEQQAMAQGMPEALKNFSF, encoded by the coding sequence TTGTTTCAGGGAGCATCGGCGCTGTCGCTGGATGCCAAGGGGCGGATGTCCATTCCGTCCAGGCACCGCGAGGCGCTGCAACAGCAGGCCGAGGGCCGGGTGACGCTTACCAAGCACCCGGATGGCTGCCTGCTGCTGTTTCCCCGGCCCGAGTGGGAAACCTTCCGCACGCGCATTGCAGCGCTGCCGATGGATGCGCACTGGTGGAAGCGCATCTTCCTGGGCAACGCCGCCGACGTGGAAATGGACGGCGCAGGCCGGGTGCTGATCGCGCCGGAGCTGCGCAGTGCAGCCATGCTCGACAAGGAAGTCATGCTGCTCGGCATGGGCAGCCATTTCGAAGTGTGGGATGCCGCGACTTACGCCGCCAAGGAACAGCAGGCGATGGCGCAAGGCATGCCCGAAGCATTGAAAAATTTCTCTTTCTGA
- the coq7 gene encoding 2-polyprenyl-3-methyl-6-methoxy-1,4-benzoquinone monooxygenase: MDTLIKEFDVALRAVAGATRSARANPADRLAPDTEQMSAEERRHVAGLMRINHVGEVCAQALYQAQKLTARNATVRAQMDAAAREEEDHLAWCAERLRELGSRPSLLNPLWYAGAFAIGFVAGRAGDKVSLGFVAETERQVEHHLGGHLDRLPGADGRSRAILEQMRDDEIRHGDAAREAGGIPLPAPVRALMRGASRVMTTAAYRI; this comes from the coding sequence ATGGACACCCTGATCAAAGAATTCGACGTGGCACTGCGCGCCGTTGCCGGGGCAACCCGCTCCGCGCGCGCCAACCCGGCCGACCGGCTGGCACCGGACACCGAACAGATGAGCGCCGAAGAGCGGCGCCACGTGGCCGGGCTGATGCGCATCAACCATGTCGGCGAGGTTTGCGCCCAGGCCCTGTACCAGGCGCAGAAGCTGACCGCGCGCAACGCGACGGTGCGCGCGCAGATGGATGCCGCCGCGCGCGAAGAAGAGGACCACCTGGCCTGGTGCGCCGAGCGGCTGCGCGAACTGGGTTCGCGGCCGAGCCTGCTCAACCCGCTGTGGTACGCCGGCGCGTTTGCGATCGGCTTTGTCGCCGGCCGCGCCGGCGACAAGGTCAGTCTCGGCTTCGTGGCCGAGACCGAGCGCCAGGTCGAGCACCATCTCGGCGGCCACCTGGACCGCCTGCCTGGAGCTGACGGCCGCTCGCGCGCCATCCTCGAGCAGATGCGCGACGACGAGATCCGCCATGGCGATGCCGCGCGCGAAGCCGGTGGCATCCCGTTGCCCGCGCCGGTGCGTGCGCTGATGCGTGGTGCCTCGCGCGTGATGACCACGGCGGCCTACCGCATCTGA
- a CDS encoding porin has translation MKKSLLALAALGAFTGAAQAQSSVTLYGVVDANIEYVSNMSSVTPSAANGFATGPSENLFRMSSGGLSGSRWGLRGVEDLGSGLKALFVLESGFGLDDGRSQQGGRLFGRQAYVGLESAQAGRVTFGRQYTSLFDMMANFSPTGYATQYEPVVAQLGLNFRSDNTAKYTGKFGPVTAVAHWSFGNGVAGGGEVPGQFRRDTGYGAGVSWAAGPFGISGAYDQYNPTLNAAGGTGEFKKAAVAASYAFGPAKLMAGYRWGMSKAPNDNTILKDNYYWVGGNYQVTPALGLTLAYYYDDVKNFNPAATGATNNIKNPWQISFIADYNLSKRTDVYLTTAFSKNAGLNFDTSAISFANGYFLGTGEDKMIGAAIGIRHKF, from the coding sequence ATGAAGAAATCGCTTCTGGCGCTGGCAGCGCTTGGCGCATTTACCGGGGCGGCGCAGGCCCAATCGAGCGTCACGCTCTACGGTGTGGTGGATGCCAACATCGAGTACGTGAGCAATATGTCGAGCGTCACGCCGTCAGCGGCCAACGGATTCGCAACGGGCCCGTCGGAGAACCTCTTCCGCATGTCGTCCGGCGGCCTGTCCGGTTCGCGTTGGGGCCTGCGCGGCGTGGAAGACCTGGGCAGCGGCCTGAAAGCCTTGTTCGTGCTCGAAAGCGGTTTCGGCCTCGATGATGGCCGCTCGCAGCAAGGCGGCCGCCTCTTCGGCCGTCAGGCTTATGTCGGCCTGGAAAGCGCCCAGGCGGGCCGCGTGACCTTCGGTCGCCAGTACACCTCGCTGTTCGACATGATGGCCAACTTCTCGCCGACCGGCTATGCCACCCAGTATGAGCCGGTGGTGGCGCAGCTGGGCCTGAACTTCCGCTCGGACAACACCGCCAAGTACACGGGCAAGTTCGGTCCGGTGACCGCGGTCGCCCACTGGTCGTTCGGCAACGGCGTCGCCGGCGGCGGCGAAGTCCCGGGCCAGTTCCGCCGCGACACCGGCTACGGTGCAGGCGTGTCGTGGGCAGCCGGCCCGTTCGGCATCAGCGGCGCGTATGACCAGTACAACCCGACCCTGAACGCCGCCGGCGGCACCGGGGAATTCAAGAAGGCCGCGGTCGCTGCCAGCTATGCCTTTGGCCCGGCCAAGCTGATGGCCGGCTATCGCTGGGGCATGAGCAAGGCGCCGAACGACAATACGATCCTGAAGGACAACTACTACTGGGTCGGCGGCAACTACCAGGTCACCCCGGCACTGGGCCTGACGCTCGCGTACTACTACGACGACGTCAAGAACTTCAACCCGGCCGCCACCGGCGCCACCAACAACATCAAGAACCCCTGGCAGATCTCGTTCATCGCCGACTACAACCTGTCCAAGCGCACCGACGTGTACCTGACCACGGCCTTCTCGAAGAACGCCGGCCTGAACTTCGACACCTCGGCGATCAGCTTCGCCAATGGTTACTTCCTGGGTACCGGCGAAGACAAGATGATTGGCGCCGCCATCGGCATCCGCCACAAGTTCTGA
- a CDS encoding tripartite tricarboxylate transporter substrate binding protein: MQPLRRRAVALLLSASLAALASPAALAADPYPTKPIRLVVPFAAGGTTDILARAVAAELAKLPGWNVVVDNKPGAGGNIGADIVAKAAPDGYTLLMGTVGTHGINQSLYGKLPFDPIKDFAPIAEVAAVPNVLVVNPAFAQQNKIDSVKDLIAYARANPGKLNMASSGNGTSIHLAGELFKTQTKTFMVHFPYKGSGPALTDLTGGTMQVMFDNLPSSMALIKAGKLKALAVTSAKPSPALPGVPTIAQAAGLPQYEASSWFGMLAPAGTPPDIIHRIQQEVAKALGAPAVRERLQAQGAEPVGNTPEQFAALIRAETAKWAKVVKDSGAKVD, encoded by the coding sequence ATGCAACCCCTTCGCCGGCGCGCCGTCGCGCTGTTGCTGTCCGCCAGCCTTGCCGCGCTCGCCAGTCCCGCGGCACTGGCCGCCGATCCGTATCCGACCAAGCCGATCCGCCTGGTCGTGCCATTCGCCGCCGGCGGCACCACCGATATCCTGGCCCGAGCTGTCGCCGCGGAGCTGGCCAAGCTGCCCGGCTGGAACGTGGTCGTGGACAACAAACCCGGCGCGGGCGGCAATATCGGCGCCGATATCGTCGCCAAGGCGGCGCCGGACGGCTATACGCTGCTGATGGGCACGGTCGGCACCCACGGCATCAACCAGTCGCTGTACGGCAAGCTGCCGTTCGACCCCATCAAGGACTTTGCCCCCATCGCCGAAGTCGCGGCGGTGCCGAACGTCCTGGTGGTCAACCCGGCGTTTGCGCAGCAGAACAAGATCGACAGCGTCAAGGACCTGATCGCCTACGCGCGCGCCAACCCGGGCAAGCTGAACATGGCGTCCAGCGGCAACGGCACCTCGATCCACCTGGCAGGCGAGCTGTTCAAGACGCAGACCAAGACCTTCATGGTCCATTTCCCGTACAAGGGCAGCGGGCCGGCGCTGACCGACCTGACCGGCGGCACCATGCAGGTGATGTTCGACAACCTGCCCTCGTCGATGGCGCTGATCAAGGCCGGCAAGCTCAAGGCGCTGGCCGTGACCAGCGCCAAACCCTCGCCGGCGCTGCCGGGCGTGCCGACCATCGCGCAGGCGGCCGGCCTGCCGCAGTACGAGGCCAGTTCCTGGTTCGGCATGCTGGCACCCGCCGGGACACCGCCGGACATCATCCACCGCATCCAGCAGGAAGTGGCCAAGGCGCTCGGCGCGCCCGCGGTGCGCGAACGCCTGCAGGCACAGGGCGCCGAACCGGTCGGCAACACGCCGGAGCAGTTCGCCGCGCTGATCCGCGCCGAAACCGCCAAATGGGCCAAGGTGGTCAAGGATTCAGGCGCCAAGGTGGATTGA
- a CDS encoding MarR family winged helix-turn-helix transcriptional regulator translates to MPNLSPAAGAENAPVDLETRADQTEHEDLRLWLRLLTCTNLIEGDIRSRLRQEFACTLPRFDLMAQLDRHPEGLKMGELSRRMMVTGGNVTGITDQLQQEGLVSREALPTDRRAYLIRLTPAGRAAFSRMARAHEDWIGQLFSGLAETDRRALFRLLGRLKNGLISP, encoded by the coding sequence ATGCCAAACCTGTCTCCTGCCGCCGGCGCCGAGAACGCGCCGGTCGACCTTGAAACCCGTGCCGACCAGACCGAGCACGAAGACCTGCGGCTGTGGCTGCGGCTGCTGACCTGCACCAACCTGATCGAAGGCGACATCCGCTCGCGGCTGCGGCAGGAATTTGCCTGCACGCTGCCGCGCTTCGACCTGATGGCCCAGCTCGACCGCCACCCCGAAGGGCTGAAGATGGGCGAGCTGTCGCGCCGCATGATGGTCACCGGCGGCAACGTCACCGGCATCACTGACCAGTTGCAGCAGGAAGGCCTTGTCTCGCGCGAGGCGCTGCCCACCGACCGCCGCGCCTACCTGATCCGCCTGACGCCGGCCGGACGCGCGGCATTCTCGCGCATGGCGCGCGCGCATGAGGACTGGATCGGGCAACTGTTTTCGGGTCTGGCCGAAACCGACCGGCGCGCGCTGTTCCGACTACTCGGCAGGCTCAAGAATGGCCTGATCTCGCCATGA
- a CDS encoding long-chain fatty acid--CoA ligase produces MDRIWLKHYPAGVPAEIDASQFRTLAQLLEASFRTYADRKAFVCMDKAITYGELDQMSARFAAWLQSRGLRPGARVAIMMPNVLQYPVVLAAVLRAGFVVVNVNPLYTPRELEHQLKDSGAEAIVILENFAATLQQVLARTPVKHVVVATMGDMLGGLKGAIVNFVVRNVKKMVPEWELPNCVRFNSVLAEGSKLTLQPATTGPDDIAFLQYTGGTTGVSKGAVLLHRNVVANVLQSEAWMQPALAKGGHIDQIVTITALPLYHIFALTVCCLLGMRSGGMSVLIPNPRDIPGFIKELRKYKFHMFPAVNTLYNALINNPEIAKVDFSGLRVANGGGMAVQEAVAKKWLDKTGCPIIEGYGLSETSPSATCNPTDSNAFSGTIGMPLPSTEVVIRDDDGKDVPLGQPGEICIRGPQVMAGYWNRPDETAKVMTPDGFFKTGDIGVMDERGYTKIVDRKKDMILVSGFNVYPNEVEGVVAECPGVLEVAAVGVPDTHSGEVVKLFVVKQDPALTEADVIEFCKERLTGYKRPKYVEFRTELPKTNVGKILRRELRDSRKAA; encoded by the coding sequence ATGGACAGGATTTGGCTGAAACACTACCCGGCCGGCGTACCCGCCGAGATTGATGCCAGCCAGTTTCGTACGCTTGCCCAGCTGCTCGAAGCGTCTTTTCGCACCTATGCCGACCGCAAGGCCTTCGTCTGCATGGACAAGGCCATCACCTACGGCGAACTCGACCAGATGTCCGCGCGCTTCGCCGCGTGGCTGCAGTCGCGCGGGCTGCGTCCCGGCGCGCGCGTGGCGATCATGATGCCGAACGTGCTGCAGTATCCGGTGGTGCTGGCCGCGGTGCTGCGCGCCGGCTTCGTCGTGGTCAACGTCAATCCGCTTTACACCCCGCGCGAGCTGGAGCACCAGCTCAAGGACAGCGGCGCCGAGGCCATTGTCATCCTGGAGAACTTTGCCGCCACGCTGCAGCAGGTGCTGGCCCGCACCCCGGTCAAGCATGTGGTGGTCGCCACCATGGGCGACATGCTCGGCGGACTGAAGGGCGCGATCGTCAATTTCGTGGTGCGCAATGTCAAGAAGATGGTGCCGGAGTGGGAGCTGCCCAACTGCGTGCGCTTCAACAGCGTGCTGGCCGAAGGCAGCAAGCTCACGCTGCAGCCGGCGACCACCGGACCTGACGACATCGCCTTCCTGCAATACACCGGCGGCACTACCGGCGTGAGCAAGGGCGCCGTGCTGCTGCACCGTAACGTGGTCGCCAACGTGCTGCAGTCCGAGGCCTGGATGCAGCCGGCGCTGGCCAAGGGCGGCCATATCGACCAGATCGTCACCATTACCGCGCTGCCGCTGTACCACATCTTTGCGCTGACGGTCTGCTGCCTGCTGGGGATGCGCAGCGGCGGCATGAGCGTGCTGATCCCGAACCCGCGCGATATCCCGGGCTTTATCAAGGAACTGCGGAAGTACAAGTTCCACATGTTCCCGGCGGTCAACACGCTGTACAACGCGCTGATCAACAACCCGGAGATCGCCAAGGTCGATTTCTCCGGCCTGCGCGTGGCCAACGGCGGTGGCATGGCGGTGCAGGAAGCGGTAGCCAAGAAGTGGCTGGACAAGACCGGCTGCCCGATCATCGAAGGCTACGGCCTGTCCGAGACCTCGCCGTCGGCCACCTGCAACCCGACCGACAGCAATGCGTTCTCCGGCACCATCGGCATGCCGCTGCCTTCGACCGAAGTGGTGATCCGCGACGACGACGGCAAGGACGTGCCGCTGGGCCAGCCGGGCGAGATCTGCATCCGCGGCCCGCAGGTGATGGCGGGCTACTGGAACCGCCCGGACGAGACCGCCAAGGTCATGACCCCTGACGGCTTCTTCAAGACCGGCGATATCGGCGTGATGGACGAGCGCGGCTACACCAAGATCGTTGACCGCAAAAAGGACATGATCCTGGTGTCGGGCTTCAACGTGTACCCGAACGAAGTCGAAGGCGTGGTGGCCGAGTGCCCGGGCGTGCTGGAAGTGGCCGCTGTGGGCGTGCCCGACACGCACTCGGGCGAGGTGGTCAAGCTGTTCGTGGTCAAGCAAGACCCGGCGCTGACCGAGGCGGACGTGATCGAGTTCTGCAAGGAGCGGCTGACCGGCTACAAGCGGCCGAAGTACGTGGAGTTCCGCACCGAGTTGCCCAAGACCAACGTCGGCAAGATCCTGCGCCGCGAACTGCGCGACAGCCGCAAGGCGGCCTGA
- a CDS encoding TetR/AcrR family transcriptional regulator yields the protein MSTVPSPNPQDVAPEPVPARAQIAERQEARRRQILDTAAQLFYTKGYPGMTMNDLCRALGVTKPAVYYYFTDKYEIFDILCRESAQTCLPVIRETADPALPVRERLHACLLEMARRCVACHVPATLSFRDNQYLRPETVAWLDSMARGFYRDLYALLEEGKREGVFAFGDARVTAHAIGSVVGFMYTWHQPGRMDDEALAHELATNMMKLVLPSGG from the coding sequence ATGTCGACCGTACCGAGCCCCAACCCACAAGACGTCGCGCCCGAGCCCGTGCCGGCGCGCGCGCAGATCGCCGAGCGCCAGGAAGCGCGCCGCCGCCAGATCCTGGATACCGCCGCGCAGCTCTTCTACACCAAGGGCTATCCCGGCATGACCATGAACGACCTGTGCCGCGCGCTGGGCGTGACCAAGCCGGCGGTCTACTACTACTTCACCGACAAGTACGAGATCTTCGACATCCTGTGCCGCGAGTCGGCGCAGACCTGCCTGCCCGTGATCCGCGAAACCGCCGACCCGGCGCTGCCGGTGCGCGAGCGCCTGCATGCCTGCCTGCTCGAAATGGCGCGCCGCTGCGTCGCCTGCCACGTGCCCGCGACGCTCAGCTTCCGCGACAACCAGTACCTGCGCCCCGAGACCGTGGCGTGGCTCGACAGCATGGCGCGCGGCTTCTACCGCGACCTGTATGCGTTGCTGGAAGAGGGCAAGCGCGAGGGCGTGTTTGCCTTTGGCGATGCGCGCGTGACGGCGCATGCGATCGGCAGCGTGGTCGGCTTCATGTACACGTGGCACCAGCCGGGCCGCATGGATGACGAGGCGCTTGCGCACGAACTCGCTACCAACATGATGAAGCTGGTGCTGCCCAGCGGCGGTTGA
- a CDS encoding aminopeptidase, whose protein sequence is MTALALLTAGCETVSYYAQSIGGHLGVMAQAQPLDDAIAGARDANDARLAQRLALAGRIRDYASRELKLPDNGSYRRYANLHRPYVVWSVFATPELSMELRKWCFPIVGCISYRGYYAQADAEQYAQGLRRDGLEAYVAGIPAYSTLGYFDDPLLNTFVYLPEGELARLIFHELAHQVVYVRNDTAFNESFATAVEAAGVERWLAEDASEDARASYRQYDARRQQFRALLLGTRDRLAALYETPLDDEAKREGKARIFADMREQYARLKVEWGNYSGYDRWFDQPLTNAHLAAVATYQQWVPAFTALLAQCDGDWRRFYAEAGRIGALPSAEREAALRRLAPPATRVDTLTASGKAAATN, encoded by the coding sequence ATGACGGCCCTGGCCCTGCTCACGGCCGGGTGCGAAACCGTCAGCTACTACGCGCAGTCGATCGGCGGCCACCTCGGCGTGATGGCGCAGGCGCAGCCGCTCGACGACGCCATTGCCGGCGCGCGCGACGCCAACGACGCGCGCCTGGCGCAACGGCTGGCGCTGGCCGGCCGCATCCGCGACTACGCGTCGCGCGAGCTGAAGTTGCCCGACAACGGCAGCTACCGCCGCTACGCCAACCTGCACCGGCCCTACGTGGTGTGGAGCGTGTTCGCCACGCCCGAGCTGTCGATGGAGCTGCGCAAGTGGTGCTTCCCGATCGTCGGCTGCATCAGCTACCGCGGCTACTACGCGCAGGCCGATGCCGAGCAGTACGCGCAGGGCCTGCGCCGCGACGGCCTGGAAGCGTACGTGGCAGGCATTCCCGCCTATTCGACGCTGGGCTATTTCGACGACCCGCTGCTCAACACCTTCGTCTACCTGCCGGAAGGCGAGCTGGCGCGGCTGATCTTCCACGAACTGGCGCACCAGGTGGTCTACGTGCGCAACGACACCGCCTTCAACGAGTCCTTTGCCACCGCCGTGGAAGCCGCCGGCGTGGAGCGCTGGCTGGCCGAGGATGCGTCGGAGGACGCGCGCGCCAGCTATCGCCAGTACGACGCGCGCCGCCAGCAGTTCCGCGCGCTGCTGCTCGGCACGCGCGACCGGCTGGCGGCGCTGTACGAGACGCCGCTGGACGACGAAGCCAAGCGCGAGGGCAAGGCCAGGATCTTCGCCGACATGCGCGAACAATACGCGCGGCTCAAGGTGGAGTGGGGCAACTACAGCGGCTATGACCGCTGGTTCGACCAGCCCCTGACCAATGCCCACCTGGCGGCGGTGGCGACCTACCAGCAGTGGGTGCCGGCCTTTACCGCGCTGCTGGCGCAGTGCGATGGCGATTGGCGCCGCTTCTATGCCGAAGCCGGCCGCATCGGCGCGCTGCCGTCCGCCGAGCGCGAGGCGGCGCTGCGCCGGCTGGCGCCGCCCGCTACCCGCGTCGATACGCTGACCGCGAGCGGCAAGGCGGCCGCGACCAACTGA